AGGGCAAGGGCAGTCGTTTTGCCGTGCGCGTGCCGCGTGCGGAGAGTGCGGTGTCGCGCCGCCGCACCTCAGTGCATCCGTTGCCGAACGAGCAGTTGCCGTTGACCGTGCTGTGTCTCGACAACGATCCTTCGATCCTGGACGGCATGCGCGCTCTGCTGCAGCGCTGGGGCGTGGACTGCCGCACTGCCCTCGATGCCGCGCAGGCACAACAGGAGCTGCGGCGCGGACGCATCGATCTCATCCTCGCCGATTACCACCTGAGCGAAGATACGGACGGTTTGCAGGCACTGGAGCAATTACGCAGCAGCGTCGAAGAACTGCCGCCCGTGGCGATGATCACCGCTGATGGCAGCAGCGAACTGAAGCAGCGTGCACGTGCACTGGGCTATCCGATACTGCACAAGCCGGTGCGGCCGGCGGCATTGCGGGCGTTGCTGACGGCGTTGGTGCGGAGGCAGACACCGGCGTAACACATGGATCAAGGCATAGCGCGTGAGGCGGGTTGATCGCGCACTGGGTGCGCTCCTACAGAAGAGCGGCGGTGTTATTCGTCGTCGTCGGGCAGCGGTGGCAATGCTTCCTGGTCGATCGCCAGGTGGCTGGCGGCCAGCGCGACTTGCGTGCGGTTGTTCACGCCGAGCTTGCGCATGATGGCGGTCATGTGCGCTTTCACCGTAGCTTCGGAGACGCCGAGGTCGTAGGCGATCTGCTTGTTGAGCAGGCCTTCGGCGATCATGGTGAGCACGCGGAACTGCTGCGGCGTGAGCGTGGCGATGCGATCGGCCACGGCGGCTTCGTCGGGCTTCAGTTCCATGCCGCCGCCGACGAACTGATGCGGCAGCCAGACGTCGCCATCCAGCACCTTGCGGATGGCGGTGATGATGTCTTCGCCCGGCGTGGACTTGGGAATATAGGCCGACGCGCCATGGGCGAGCGCGCGCCGCGCGACCTGCACGTCTTCATGGCCGGACACAACGATGGTCGGCAAGCCCGGGAACTGGCCGCGGATATGCGCCAATGCCGAATAGCCGCGCGCGCCCGGCATGTGCAGGTCGAGCAGCAGCAGCTCGGCGTCGGGGTATTGCTCGATCAGGCTGAGCAGCGTGTAGACACTGTCGGCGCAGTGCACGCTGGCGTGAGGCACGGCGGCCACCACGGCGCGCTGCAACGCGTCGCGGAATAGCGGATGGTCGTCGGCGATCAGTACGTCAGGCATGGTGATCCGTTCTTGTCTGTAGGAGCGCACCCAGTGCGCGATCGGTCCGCGAAGTGTTGAAGATTTGCGCGACAAGCGGAGATTGGCGTGAGGCGAATCTCTGCGGTCGCGCACTGGGTGCGCTCCTACAGGTTCTCTCTGATTATTTGATCAGCCGTTCGTCCACCAGGTTCTTCACCACGCTCGGATCGGCCAGCGTGGAGATGTCACCCAGCGCATCGGGTTGGTTCTCGCCGATCTTGCGCAGGATACGGCGCATGATCTTGCCCGAGCGCGTCTTCGGCAGGCCCGGCGCCCACTGCAGGAAATCCGGCGTGGCGATGGGGCCGATTTCCTTGCGCACCCAGGCGACGAGTTCCTTGCGCAGGTCCTCGTTGCCCTGTTCCCCGGCGATCAGCGTGACGAAGGCGTAGATGCCCTG
The window above is part of the Dyella jiangningensis genome. Proteins encoded here:
- a CDS encoding response regulator transcription factor, with product MPDVLIADDHPLFRDALQRAVVAAVPHASVHCADSVYTLLSLIEQYPDAELLLLDLHMPGARGYSALAHIRGQFPGLPTIVVSGHEDVQVARRALAHGASAYIPKSTPGEDIITAIRKVLDGDVWLPHQFVGGGMELKPDEAAVADRIATLTPQQFRVLTMIAEGLLNKQIAYDLGVSEATVKAHMTAIMRKLGVNNRTQVALAASHLAIDQEALPPLPDDDE